DNA from Aphis gossypii isolate Hap1 chromosome 3, ASM2018417v2, whole genome shotgun sequence:
tataatatataggacaTATACGTAGTGCTCTATTTACGtaagacatttattattactttagaaaatacttaagttttttaaatattttttatacatagttttGAGTCATAAGTCATaggtaacaaataaattttgcataaatattataatttttacaattttctatcataatcattatatatgctcttactatttttttaaataataatatatatttttaattttattatctttactaaaatattattctcggAGTATATCGATCAATATAAACATCAAATGTTGAACAAATGTCAAATAGGTAGATTGTTAGTGATAGGTCTTCAAAGTTTAGATGACAGGACTGAGGAGTAGTTGACCAATGTTTAGCCGTTCCGTACTGTTCACCAaagctttaaatacttataactccTAAATcactcatttaaaattttatttttgtatatcaaagtattttagaataaagaaaaaaattcatgttgtcatagtaaatttaaaaattataaagataaaaaatagtaaaaaatataatttttttttattttttttttgaaattttattttttaactaatttagattacctatataaaaaaaatgtattattattatattattgaaataatgagtttcTTCCGTGATATGGATCACCCGGTATAGAGGTACCTATgttcaacaaatttaaaaacaaatcacaAAACCGATGCACAATGGTCATTGGCCGCCACGGACCTTAACTAATACGAAACACAAACAAAAACGCCGGATAGAGTCCATAAGTGAAAGTGAAAAACGTTGCAAAATCACGACCGTTCAGTAGGTGtacatattatcaaataataagtgtaatgtgtacctataaatacgATGTATGAATATGCCTAATGTATGTATGCGCAgtaatgtgaaaaataataatttccagGACATACAATCGAGGAAAGGTTTAAGCCTATATCACCATGCGTAGTACATTTTATGAAGAAGTTGTATTGTCATCGTTTACGAGTAAAAAAACTTGGGTTGGtcgtaaattatttcaaacttcAATAGGTAACAAATGAACGAGTGTAGCAAAAATGTAGCTCAATTGTATTTGAGAATCAAGTGTGAATTGATcgatggttattatttattaccatcaATCATACAGACgattacaatttgaaaatgaatagATTAAAGAAAACGTATTGGttttagttttgaatatacaattatagataGAGCCAAGGAGTATGCGGGGTGTGCGGTGGTATctcttaaacaaaaaaaataaatattctttaaattttatgatgttAGATTCTGAGTGTAGCAAgtcattgtgtataatataaaatatagacaaCCTAAAAGTTTGTAgcttcttaataattttattttgtgacttatgttactatatgtatattacaatgGTTAAgattttcagaaatatttaCCCTTCCTGAATATGAAGGCTagctcataataataatttaagagtGTCTATATGGAGTATGGACAAATATACAACagaatatttagattataaatacgACTTTTTTAGTGTGATTACATTAGTAagaaatttgttaatattttctaaaaaaattataatagtgaatAGTGAATAGtgtcaatattatgtttgttttatgaGGCTGGTAAGACGTGTTGCTAccccatttattatttatttcatagcgGAAGGATCGTCGTACAAATTCGGGATGGGCTGATGGGTCTTGCAAATCTACGTGAATTCCTTACTAATTAgtcgcataatatttttatagaaattataaggAGGAAGAAGACTTTCGAAACGTATGttctaaataattgttatcacATAGCTTTAGCCACGTGTAGACTGTTAAACCAATGATTACATACGGAAATTACGAATAATTGCATATTAGTATTATCccgaatattttgtattttttgtattttttttttgaacagaaaaatttagttaaaaaatatcacttaggttatagtctataaatttaaaacaagtattaaattcattatatctatatagagtcgtgattttttttttcaataagtaaaaattatataataaaaaaatagaaattaaactaATACCATTTTGGAATCCATATAACTATATCTACTTTGAATACCTACTTTATCAAGGTTACATCGACTAATATTCGTTAAacctttaaattattcaacttgATACTGAACCTCAACACGTGATTTTCAGtatcaaatgataaatatatttattatagatccCAAAATCTGTAATTAATCGtaggtaatacaaaatacacatattttcttaaattcttGCACACGCATAATTACAAAGTTtactttgaaattaatttgttatactgtatgctaataattaataactaatttaaacttttttcagGAATATTTCCAAcacaatgataaatgataatattatatataagatcTAATCAGTAACCACTAACCAtgcgtattaaattataagtaatatcaatttttatagagTTACCCAATCAGGTGacatatacctatctataataagattttaaatagtactatttaattagaaatttcTTGCACTTAAGTTCAACAATTCATATTAGATACATTTGCAACTTTTTTTAACCCTTCAGTTGCACGAGTATTCAGTTATGAGTTGATATAAGTGATGAGATatctatgtaaaattattttataaaatgtaaaatgcgTAATAACTTATCACTAATAAGGATTAAATAAAAGGTATAGTAGTAATAAAGTTACGTTGAAGGTTGATTTTTGTTGAAACCctgttattatgatttaaatttgttctgTTTACATAGggggttaataaaaataatgacattattgtgataaatttcataatttaaattagtttataggACAAGAATAAAGCTGTTTACCTattactacattttaatattagtaagtattaaatactaatcaataataattacaataaaatctcaatagtttaaaatgttaagatttaacaatttacgaagaacaaataatattatatattatactcacgtgtaaagaaaatttaacaagggttaataatttttcttttaactatGATAATTTGATTCGTCGAGTCTGATCTTGATGCTACctacaataatttcatttaaataaaatacaattaaaatataacaggtAGGTGATTTTATAatcgtacataatatgatacccCCTTCGTCAGTAGCACGACTTTTTTTGACGGATAGATATGTGTTGTCGATAAATTGCACAAACTCTAACCTTGAATTCGTCACGAATTGTTGGACTTGCATTCAATTTTCCTATCTACATAGCGTCTCTTAAAGTGAAAACAATTTACCTTCTAAAATGTTCGAtcctattactataataataattgataagatAGCAATACTAGTACCTACCGGCTaccagtacataatatataattaggtattaaaatttaaaaagtacaaatataattacataaattaattctagacaaaaaagtataaaataaaaatataaccacaTTAAggaaagaaaaatgaaaaacaatagttCATAACtgggtatttaattattttcaaaattaaactacCAGTATATATATGAAACATGCAACTGATACAACTATACtatgtaagtttaattttataatttcaagtattttaacttcatgtatacctattatggaagttaaataataataataataatagtgtaatacctactaaatattatgtattacagtTATGTATGaactatcaaattaaattgttataattttattttttattaggtacctatataaaaattaatcattgacGAACTTCGTGGGTACTCCagcttacataatattattttgttgtgtattatgtcatattatatttccaatGTAATAGATTGTGTACCAATACACGCGTATAAGGGTCTGTAAGGGACATATTAGTCAGTAGAGCATATAGGCGAcctaatttactataatacatctatatttatattatattatgtatattgtattacgtatatttttcaactacgATGTTCATGACAGAAAATCGAATTTCGTtgatagattaaatttaaacttttaaatgatGATTACGCCAATTCTTCAGTTATTctcaaaaaaaactaacaaattttattaaaacacatgCAAATTAcggataaattaatacaaattttgttaaatttttttttaataaaatatttttatttcatctgcaataataattaaaccatTAACCACACACTATTATAgtgagttaaaaaattatctatctGTATTTCTTTGCaatatcacattatattataataacattcattATACAACTTTATTTGGCTTGTGAatttcttaaaacaaaaattacgttttaaaaaaaatatttagtttcataatcattgatattttaaaaattaacacttaAACTCTTCATACACTTATTTGAGCGTGCGGACATAGACTGCAGTATTGGTCCGAACATCCCTGATTGACGACTATACGTTTTTAAGACACAGAAAACATTCGAACTTAAATGAAATTCAAGCTTTCTAGAATAGtccattttaacaaaaacccAACATACAATATCCATATTTCATATCAAATTTGTTAgggaaactaaaaataaagatgATACGCGATATACGAGATATACGCGATATCAAAATAACCATAATTCTTCATAAATGgttatttccatttttaaaCTACCAGGAAATTTTcgctaatataattttagatattaactttaaaatgacaaaatatataataataactaatatacgtTTAAGGATACTAAAAAATGGATAAGAATCAAGTTAAGTGTCACTAATCTATGGCTCCTTACGAATCCTTCAACTCTATAGCAGatactattaaagtattaaactcctatcaaattatacctattatggtGAGTTTtatcatgtaaaatatttattttgagtacaattaaaataataataataataataacacaaaaactaaaaattttaaagcgacagaaaatataattatgttaatctaTTTTGAATAAGGTATAACAATCATCACTGtatgattatattgtatacgtatattaccGACTCAATAagctttattttatgtttataatcgtctaatataaaagaaaatattaatctttagATACATCTCATTATTATCTGAGGTTTTAAGCTCTTGTCATTGAACCACATACAAACCGTGTACACTTCTATcagaattttgttttgttgttaatCAAAGAGTTGATCTGTAAAGGGCGATTTTAACGAGTAAGGATAAATTCTATTCATATAGCCATCACAAGTGCCAGCATTAATGCAGCAAACGCTACGATTTATGACATACAATAtggcatattatgttatccttatgaagtattatattcatttatgtaTTCAGTGGATCATATAGTGTATTTCCAAAAAGCAAACATTGACAAATTATGAAGAACCATcatgtttataagttattattatgtttttaattgatacCCAACAAAGTAAAACCGATTTCAAAAGTAATTTACgatgaaacattttattacaaacaatagaaaaatagggcgagtaaataaaaaatacaatttaagatttcattatcataaactatttggaaaataataaatatattataaattatagatattgcGACTgactgtttttataataaaactaaagaaTATGAGCTTACCAGAACGCGGAACCTATATCTTTTAATACATAGGTGATACTTATTCttctttaaaaagaaaatattcatattcatataatatgataaaatataaatgttgttttttccataatgcacattatattttctctgtttataatataaattactgcgTCGTAAAATCGAACCCACACGTTTACATCAAggatatagtaataatatacgagtattgtacatataatatattataaaacgagaAAATATAGAAcgtgaaatatacctacctattcgtTGTGGagagaaattataaatttgaatgacagaatgtttaaaaaaaaaactgtacctattataagaaCCGGAagtgcatttaaattaaataaagggatcttttattcatattatatattataaaaaaatataatagcgcTTATAGCCACTTAGTAAATAAGTATTGTGCACTTTTGCGCGGTAAACTAAATGCGTTTCTTAGAAAACGTTAATAAGTATGAttcataatgtaaaataaaagtttcatgTTTTGTAATATCGATACGTGATCTCCTTCATAAAAGGATGCTCTAAAGtcttaatattcatttattatttttgcagaTTTAACGGTTATACTATGTGATTGCAATTTTTGGGTaggaaattaattgaaaacaatttcacaacaataacaataccatataatgctataaaatactatgtaatgataacaataaatttcgatttggatttaaataacagttaagTCCCGTTACGCAGTCTTGCACGCAGATTGTTCAAAACTGTTGACGTCCACCGCGACGGTTATGACGGTGATGGTGATGACCATGGTGGTGATGAACTTGTGGATGATGAGCATGGTTTTCGTAGTGTACATGCGCGTTGAAACCGTTGTGCTTATCAGCTGTATATGTCACTTTTCGGATACGACCGTCAGGTTCGACCAAGCTATAGCCGCCGTGCACAACGTCCCCGTCCCGTTCTTCCCACTGGTGTTTGTCGTCCTTCGTGTGTGGGTCTTTGACGCCGTATTTGAACGTGTACTTGGGCGGTGACTGTATAAAAACGATGAGATTCCGATTAGGAATAAATCTCTATATCTAAGAAAACGAGGTGTCGAAGGAATGTGGCGAAAATACTTAGTGGTGATCGACCGAAGTACCCCCTTAAATTGCGAATGGTTTTCCACATCCCAACTATCTagaaaattctaaatacaCAATCGCAACGAGTGTGATATATGGACGAAAATATTTGAGCGATATTTTGGTGCTTTATATATCGTTGTGAATTCTCACAAGATCCTATTAATAGACATGCATTATCATTTAGCATCGAAATTGTGTGCTTGATTCTATAATGaaatactgtttaaaatatatccagATTCTCGACGATTTAgtgttttacttttgaccaGAGTTACCTGCAGAGTGTATTGACCCAccttaaactataaataatgagACGTGAATAAATGCCATGCTAGAAACCGATTATCGATCGAGCCTAGAGACGTATAGTATACGTTTCCGctaacgttattattttaaatgctatCAGAtttctatatagtatagttatattatcacCGTTCgagtacacaaataataacccACGTTAATTGTGGGTATACACTATGTTATACGTACGTAATAGTCGTGCCCGTGGTGTTGGGTGTGATGGAATATCGGGTGGTAATAGGCGTACGATGTGGCATCATGGTATGCTGCTGTCAATGTCATCAGCGCGCTCAGGGCGATCACAACAATCTAGAAAATTGCCAGCAAATCAGACATTTTACGTTTGAAATTCGCACGCTTTCACAGAGATGCGCATGGGATGACGTATATCGCATGCATTTTGCGTGATTAtcgtttattttgattaatattcataacggtatattataatatgacgagATTTTGTGCGAGTATACGGTTGTAAAGGTACTATTTGCTAAGACTTGGagcaattttaatgaaaaataatatatattactccTTATGCATAGTCAACTGAACTCACACAAATGCGTGTTAAACAATACATGTTTAGATATCGTATGAGATTGATCATTatggttaaaattatgttaatgaaatttataattaaatattttagtaaaaaagttTACGTTATATGTCACACacgaatacattaatacattttgttattctcggttttgcttaaaaataatgtattctcTCGCCATATCTtaaaaagatgaaaaaaataaaaatgttttactttccAATAGGTACTAAGTATGTTTGTGTAGTCttataatactgttaataTTAGAATCTATATCAACTATGAAAccgttgttaaaaattattacatcgataaaaaataataatataactgtgaaattgaaaatgttaacaatattatcgttattatacatttataataagtattttattgactTACCTGTAACACATAAGCCATCGATAGTGAGTTCTTAATATGTTCTTATATTAAACTGGTTGAGagatattgattaaaataactactGTTGTTTATTCAACAAACACATGAAAACGAATGATACTATTACGttgaaataattagtatttatagtttaggATTTTATGCAAGTATGCAACGGCTAACACCACCCAAGAGTTAAAATAATGTCGAAATATCTGATCACCCGATTCACGTTTTATAGGGCCGTAATTTTGTATTGGTTCTGCGGTGGGTGCATTTACGGTTCATCAGTTAACTCAAACAAAAAATGGATTATAATTAGGAACACATTCAAGTAAGGCCGTTAGTGGTTATTTATTGAGTACTTATCATTTGCGTATATGAATGGTAAAATCAATcgtgtttacatattatgcaatataaacatattataatgcatacaaATTAGATAGGAAAAAATTACagacaaaaaaagaaaagtaaatgttataataattgttgataatagtattcgaaatattaatattattaagagacaataaaataaaatttagtaatcgcattataataacctacaacaataatgtattcttagacttgtaaaatataacatttccctgtttagtgtttataatGCTTGTCAATTTTCGATTtgctattttcaaaatatgacaaaataattataataatatattatttaggtatttttatcaaaattcataatataaaaaaaaatgtgaataatattattaattatgattcatAGATATGTACTAAAtcgttaaaagtaaaattactattttttataaaacaattacatctatagtgtttatattgtttataatagcaCACGAgtgtcaataatttatttggttattgtatatattcttCTAGatcctatttttaatatagtaatatgatCCAGAGTTCAActgctataaatatattttttttaatttaagaataatatgatatgattgaaaaataaatatttaagtataactaatagaatttttgatgaattattatgaCAACTTGAACttaattcaattcaattactaaaactttcatattatacattgtgtcagagaataaataatttcagtaGAACAACTATGTAACtagtaactaataaatacaatgtaaaataattatttaaattttttttataacatttataagaaaaatacaatctataaaatgtataactatttatttaaattttagacttggaaaaatagattaaggtaatattacctaataatcGGGTCTAAGGACATTTCGGTACGGCTGTTTCGAAGCGAAGATATATTGGCGCTGGAAACTTCGGTGcggcattattttttaaattaactattaggtaatattttgaaaaataatcgtaataaaatcTTCAATAGTGTAATCCTGAATCTATATATCTTCAGATAATCTTTAgaagataattatataggtcaaTGGCCGGGGAAGAAGAAAAGCGCGGATTGCACTATTGACGATTTTATTAcggttatttttcataatagtaatagttaatttaaaaaaaaaacctcacCGAAATATCTTATTCTCCTAATAATCAGTAGTAATACTATTGTGGTCATATATCAGGGGCGGCCAAACTTGTTTTAGTTACAAACtacatactaaaaatatactttacctttgaggatcgacttccatagaaaatttttttcgttattgaataactataattattaagaaacatatacTTGcataaagtgtataatatgcacttaaaataaattttaacatgatcgactttgaaattgtccACGATCGACCGTTTGGCCGCCCTggcgtatttaaattatatttacattttttttttatattaatggaacttttaaccaatttatatgaatttgtcTTCTTGCAGGATTGTCTGAAATATTGTTGATGTCAAGAACAAGGATCAGTGGGTTTGAATGATTTGCACAACAGAAGCGAAATAGGCTAAACGCAAACGTCTTAATCTTTTTGAGTttctatgtttaaaatatcttctttgtaacataaaatggtacattgttatgttatatacttaatgataaaaattgataattttgtatttgatttcTTTGCAACATTCCGTGGTACTGGtcaccataaaatatattatttttactttaaaaggATTTTGTACTGTAAGAGTTTTTAGTTTAGGCTAAGTTTGAAGTGTTATCCTAAACAGAGATAAAGATACTTACCACTAGAGTTTACTAGgagaattttttgttttatatacattccATCAAGGTTAGATGTTTGAATAATtgatagttatttgttttaatttgtcatttaGAATATCACAAttctatgtaattataattgttcaaaATTCGGACTAGTAGCTTATGAGTTGtaacttataactaataaaattctcGTTTGaaaattaggtattttcaTAAGTCgaaatactcaaaaaaatattttgtttcattatatgaaattaaaaatgtatgtgtcattaaaaagagaaaacaactaacaagtataacgataaaatatattaatttttttttagttatttaattataaaatattttatttctttaaaaaaatatatttttaaaaacattaatatattttgaaataatgaatactgtttgataaaatagtatGAGACTATAAAAGTCGAAATCATACTTTGGTATTAGTGATGATAGAAGATAAGTTAAAGATAAGATATCTTAGTAACAAAAtggtaagtattattttttaatttttattatgaaaatttaattaaaatttacaaattacaatatgtttataatataggtaagtacgCTGTTTTCACGTACTCCGTAAGTATATAGTCTATAGCGCTGCAGTGGTtctcaatataaaattttcccTTAAAAGCTTTTGTAATCACATGATTTCACTCTTACAGGAAGTAGTTctaaaaaatcaaagtttgtttattgtttttactatttatgtcttattacattatactataaagtttataggtttctaataaatataattttactaatgcatttttattatcgaTGTGTATGCGAGTGCATGTTTGTTGTTGTGGTTGATAACAgcatcttataatttatatagcttatgtttttacagaataaaatatcataaatatgttagaatatgtataattaatacaattcttAAATCCCACTAAAAATTGACCCACAGtttgagaataaataaataaattatagccatgcgcctatattattattaatatttttaaggcgAGATTCGTATATAATTCactatagtatacaataatattatactatactccACAGTCCACACCACTACCATCGTTCCACacaaatttatctatttaacaataatgggTCACAAACAAGTAGATGGGTTACTACAAGTataagcaaaaaataattaattacaagtaattattattgggtATTAAAGTCACTAGACACTATAGTCAGTgtattatgagtataataatttgtattcttatttatttttgttcatgacaaaaacaattaaaatagacgttataggtacaaacattaaatttacaaataataataagtacctatgtatattcataataaaatttagtattgtGTTTTGATCTTTGATAAACATTATTgaatcattaatcatttttcgCTCAAAAGTGCAATAGATGGAAATACAAACTGCGATGATTTCGGCCGTTGTTTGTTATAGCTCGGTCAAAATTGGTATTGTATGCCATTGCGCTGAACAATGTAATAGTCATTAAATGAGCTTTTATTGTACAAggcaaacattatttttttttttaattttactgcatcattttcatattaaataaaaatttaattattaaacactatTCTGTACTtggaattttattacaatatcccATGTATAAATCGTTACGTATTTAATCAGATTTggaaaaatcttaatattttgtttaattttaaattttaacagtgttctataaaagtataaatattattatgcaacttgagctatattttgaattgttaataattataatactattgcagtatttaattatttttaattatttataaataggtaattatacgCAACACTGGTTTACGACACAGCGGTTGAAGCTAAACAGTTTTTACTGTCACTCTGTTCCCAATAGCAACATATTcgtatatatgattatagacACATAGCTAATCTAAACTAAACCATTGTctgatgtttaattataatttatttttgtattgagGGTTTTAAAAACAACGGTGTACAatcagatatattatatataataccttatGCATtcgttttatgatttatttaaatattaaaaatatatttatagtgcgGCACAAGAGCGAATTGTGGCTTACATGTAGTGTGATTAATGAACTGAATCTTCGTACATATATTTTGCAGTCTATAAGAGTTAAAAGCGGTTGTTCGAGTACGCgtcagttaaaaatgtatataggtgATATGagtcacataaaaaaaagacaataaggtaatatatatattattattcaaataataatacattataaactcAGTGTTGAAATATCGTAAAGTTAGCCAAGGTAGGTATATAGCATACAGTGACCGTGTGTTGAATAAATTAGTCGATAAAATTggattactatttattatatatatacttactgcCGCAATACTTAATTCAGTATCTACTTAGAACTtatcaataggtatatatattattggattCGTATGTACGGCGATTTAAACCGTTTAGTATTGCTTACTCCGGACAAAACATGAtgatatatctattaaaatgtaaattacgtAACACCACtgattcgataaaaaaaaaataatctttaatgATATAACAAATCGttgatacaaaacaaaaatcaataacaaaaacaactgCGGCGATACACGACAACagtgcatattatactaaattattattacattatgattGATTTCGCAATATCTATAGCTATaaaggtattatttaaatatttcttgtcATTTGACTAAAATCATTCCTCTTCGTGGTGTCCGTAGTGTTGAGGGTGGTGTGCGTGATGTACGTGGTGTACGTGAGCGTTGAACCCGTTGTGCTTGTCCGCTGTGTAAGTCACTTTACGGACACGACCGTCCGGCTCCACTACGCTGTACTCG
Protein-coding regions in this window:
- the LOC126551096 gene encoding histidine-rich glycoprotein-like, whose product is MVKIMLQVAVLVLTTLVAITFAEHDATSYAFYHPKFENTHHDGHDHYAPPHYSYKYGVKDPHTGDHKHQSEHREGDVVHGEYSVVEPDGRVRKVTYTADKHNGFNAHVHHVHHAHHPQHYGHHEEENSLSMAYVLQIVVIALSALMTLTAAYHDATSYAYYHPIFHHTQHHGHDYYSPPKYTFKYGVKDPHTKDDKHQWEERDGDVVHGGYSLVEPDGRIRKVTYTADKHNGFNAHVHYENHAHHPQVHHHHGHHHHRHNRRGGRQQF